The DNA region TACGGACCAGTTCTTCAATATATTTTTCAGAAAGTATCATAAAGCCTGTTCTTTTAATAGCATTAATAAATGGGCGGCCGACCAGCTAAAATTCATGGCATTTAAGCCTTTGCCGCTTAAAGGATGGTAATTTTCGTGGATTGGCCCCTGCAAAGCTAAGCCTTCTGCATGGTTTAAAGTTTGCCGCAGCAATTCAGCAGCCGCTTTCTGATAGCCGTACCGCTGCAGCCCGTTTAAACCGAAGTAGACCTGGTCCAGCCATACCGGTCCGCGCCAATATCCTTTCATCGGGTCGAAGCGCGGGTGATCGGCAGTAAGTGTGGGCAGGGGCAGATAGGTATTGAATTTTTCTTTTTTCAGCATGATATCCCTTACTGCTGCAGCCTGCTGCTGATCTGCCAATCCGGCCCATAAGGGTATCCATCCTTCCGGCCCTTCTGCAGCTATCCAGCTCTTGTCCATCAGCCTGTCGTAATAAAAGCCTTTTTCTGCATGATAAAAAAAAGTGTTGATCTGCTTTTTCAATCCACCCTGCTGCGCCCGCCATGCCCTGGCTTCTGCTGCTCTGCCCAGGGCATCTGCAATTTTTGCGAGGTACTCTTTCTCGGCATACAGGTAAGCATTCAGGTCTACCGATTCCTGGTTGAGCGACCAGGCTTTATCATTGTTCTTCAACAACAGGGCCTGGTCAAAACGTACTGCATTGTCCATCCCGCTTTCCCAGGCTGCGGCAATGCGCGTTCCATCTGTAGCACCATATTCGCAAAGCCCATTCTGGTCATGGTCCCTGTTTTTGTACCACCACTTATGATAACTGACCAATTTGGGGTAAATGTTTTTAAGGAAATCCGGATCTGCCGCACGTGTATGTACCAGCCACACAGCCCATGCCGCCAGCGGAGGTTTGGTATCCCGCAAGTTATTTTCTTTTTTATCGGTATACACACAATCGGCCACCATACCGTGCCCATCCTGATAGTCGAACATAGAAAGAATGTTGCTTATGGCCAGCTCCGGGTTAAAATAACTGATCCCTACTGCCTGTTTCCAGCTGTCCCAGCTCCAGAAACCATAAAAACCCTGGTAGTTCAGCGAGGGGAATACCCCGTCGTGCAGCAGGTCTTTTGCTTTGCTTCTCCAGTTGGTCATTAGCGTAAGAATAGATTTTACGGCAATCCTGCGCTGCACCTCATCTTTGATATTTGCGCCTGAGGCATTAAAATAAGCATTCAGGTAGCCGTTCCAGCGTGCCGTGTTTGTTTTTAATTCTGCATCGAACGGGCGTTGTTTTGTTGCTCCGGAGGCCTGCTGTTCCTCCAGATCGTATCGCTCTATGCGCGAACTGGAATAACTTTTACCTGCCTGCAACAGCAATTTCCCCCGCATAGCGTTATACCTGTTTTTTTCAAGCCGGAAAAGCAGTGGCTCCTGCTTAGGATAGCGCAGCTGAAAGCGGTGCCCCTTGCCAAGATCAGCGCTCAGTGTATTTCCATCTCTCTGCCATGCTACTTCAGCTTTCAGCAAATTGCCCCCCCAGTGGATTTCCAGTTCTTTTTTTGTCCCGGAAAGGTTGGTTATCCTGGTTTCTATCATCGCTTCCCGGTTGGATATGAACAGCAGTTTCAAACTGATCTGCAAACCGGCAACCTTCAGCTCTTGTTGCAGCAAGCCCGGGTAATAATGGCTGCTGCTTTGCGCCTTTTCCAGGTCAATCTGTTTTCCATCGGCCTTCACAGCAAGCCGGGCCACACTATTGGCCAGCCAGTACCCCTCCAGGTCCATCACCATAGGCCCAATAAATGTTCCGTTATCCTGTCTTCCTGCTGGCAAAGTGTAGGCATGCCAGGCCCCCATGTCCGAAAAAACATTGGTTTCTATTTTTTTTGCCTGCTGCACCTGGTAAGCAAGCTTCAATACATCAGGAAAATCCTGACGTGACACCTGGGCAAAAGTATTACCCAGACTGATGCTGCATATTAAAATTAAAAAGTACCTCATCTTAATCCTTTGCTCTTTCTGTTAAAATCTGTTGTTTAAATAGGGGCCTCAGTGTAAAACTATAGTGATAGTCCTGATAGGGGAGCCGGTACTGCGGATGTGTCTGTGCACCCCAGCTATTGTCGCCACCAACGCCCATCTGCTGCATATCAATATTCCACCACACTTTATCTTCAGGCTGCATAGATCCACCATGGACATTTTCCGGGGCATCCTTATCAAAGTCAAGTTGTTTTCTGTCGAAGTGCAGGATCCCTGTGCTCAGTTCCTCCTTCCCGAAGGCCATTAATCCGTAACCTTCCCTGTCCTGCAAAGCAACCCAACGCACACCTGTACGGTAACCGCTCTCCTGTGCCCTTGGATAGGGGTAAAAAAGATCAGCAGCATTCATCTGATACAAGTCGACATGCGCTGCATAGCTCCTATCGGAATAGTTGTCAAAAGGACCCCGGCCCAGCCAGCTGGCCTGCTCATAACTTCCTTTCAGTACCATGCGCATGCCGATACGCTGTGGCTCAGGGTATTTACCGGCACCTGTTTTTAACTGATAGTCTACCATAACATCTCCGTTTCCTTTTATCAGATAACTCAGGATGCAGGATGCAGCTACCCCTGGCAGTTGGTGCACTGTTTTTACGGTATAATTTCCGGCTTTGTCTTTACTATGGCTGAAAGATTTCAGCTCGGCCTGCTGAAACACATTTTGCCACACCCTGCTCCTGATCTGCAAGCTGTTGCCAATGTCATTATCGGTAGCCGGGCGCCAGAAATCCGGTTCAAGGGCCTGTTGCATGAGTTCGTTGCCCATGAGCTGGTAGCTGGCCAGCAAACCTGTCTTCCGGTCAAATGCAAGGGTAAAATCTTTACCGCTAAAGCTCAGTTTCTCTGCGCTGCTGACCACTTTTAATGCAGGTACCTTTTCTGGAATTGCCCTTACCGCCAGCACCTGTACCGGCAAGGCAAACTGCTCCCTGGCAATCACAAAACCTGCCGGCAGTAAAGCATCGGCCACACGGGTCCTGAATTGCAATTCAATAAAATATTCTACTCCCGGCCGCTGCTCAAAAGCAGGAATGGATAGGCCAATCTCCTTTTCCTGCTGCGGGGCCAGGGAAAAGGGTTCCTGTTTACCATTCGCTACGACTTTGCCCTCGCCCTTGATCTGCCAGTAAAGCTGGTATTTGGAAAGATCGGTGAAATCAAAGCGGTTGATCAGCTTAAAGCGGTACTGCGCTGCATCTTTCAGTTCAAAAGCAACGTTCTGATAAACTTTTTGCAGCTCATAGGCCTGAGGATGGAAGCTGCGGTCGGCCGACAACAATCCATCTGCACAAAAACTCGTATCACTGGTGAGCCCCACTGTACCCATATCCCGTCCGTAGCCCCATATTTTATTCCCTCGCTTATCCTTTATGGCGAAAGTCTGGTCGGAAAAATCCCAGATAAAACCACCCTGCAACTGCGGATGTTTATAGATCAGGTCCCAATCGTCTTTCAGGTTACCCCCGCTATTGCCCATCATATGCGCGTATTCGCATTGGATAAGCGGTCTGTTGCGCCAGGTTTTTACGTAATTTTCCATTACCGTAATAGATTTGTACATAGGGCAGTAGATATCTGAATATTGTTCGTCCTTTGCAGCCTCATATTGAACCGGCCTGCTGTCGTCGTTTGCCTTCAGCCACCGGTAAGCAGCTTTGAGGTTTTCCCCAAAACCACTTTCATTACCGGTAGACCAGGTTACGATACAGGTAAAGTTTTTGTCGCGCTGCCACATCCGCTGCACCCTGTCCAGATATGCATTTTTCCAGAGCGGGTTGTCGGATAAAGTAAGCTGTGGTGTAAAGCTCATGCCGTCGCATTCAATATTGGCTTCATCTATCACATATAGGCCATATTGGTCGCAGAGTTCGTACCAGCGCTCCGTATTTGGATAATGACTGGTACGCACGGCATTGATGTTCAGTGCTTTCATCAGCCTGATGTCGCGCAGCATGCCGGCTTCAGTAACCACCTTGGCGGTATGCATGTCATGCTCGTGCCTGTTCACGCCTTTGATACTGATGGCCTTACCATTGACCAGGAACAGACCGTTTTTGATTTCAACCGTTCTGAAACCTATGGGATGTGCAACGCTTTCCACCACGTTTCCCTTTGCATCCAGATGGCTTAACCTGAGCTGGTAAAGGCTGGGCTGCTCTGCACTCCAGGCTTCTATATTGGGGATCTGGGTGCTGAAGCTAAATTCTTTTGAATTTTTGATCTGCTGCTGTGTATGATACAAAACCTTTCCGTTTTTGTCGGACAGCTGCAGGCTTAAACTGCCTTGTTCTGCTTTTAAAGGCAGCTTATTAAACATGGCCTTCAGTTCCAGCGAGCCATTTCTGAAGGAGGCATCCAGCCTGCTTTTTACTTTAAAATCGAACAAGTGAAAGGCTGGCCTGGCGATCAGGTAAACGCTCCTTTCTATGCCGCTGAGTTTCCACATGTCCTGGCCTTCCAGATAGGTGGCATCGCTAAAACGGAACACCTGCAGGGATACCGTATTTTTGCCGGGTTTTAAAACTTTGCTCAGGTCAAATTCCGTAGGCGTTTTACTATCCTTGCTAAAGCCTATATATTGTCCGTTTACCCAGAGGTAAAAAAAGGAGTTTACTGCCCCCAGATGAATGAAGACCTGCTTGCCTTTCCAGGCAGGATCAAGTGTAAAATCGCGCTGGTATTCACCAACGGGATTGTAATCTGCGGGGACCAGCGGCGGCTTTGGTGGAATAGGATATTCCACATCAGTAAATATGTATTTATCAAAACCTTCCGTCTGCCAGTTGGCAGGTACTTTTATTTGTTTCCAGCTGCGGGTCTGCTCCGTGTTTTTAAAAAAATCGGCCGACCGCAACGAGGGGTTCTGAACGATCCTGAACCGCCACATTCCATCCAGGGAAAGGGTTGCCGCCTCGTCCGGTATAAAATGAGCATGGGCTGGCACCGTATTCAGGGAAGGTTTTTCCGGGTTTTCCCAATCGTTTTGCTGTGCAAACAATAAGGCAGGAAAAATGAGAAGCGCACATAATGCGGGTTGTAATATCCTATAAAAATTCATCGGCAAAGGCTATGAAAAGGGGAGCTTTCGCTCCCCTATGATTTGATTCTGTTATTGGGCCTGCGGGTTGTTGACCACCTCTTTTAAGGGTATAGGGTAGAAGGCTTTATCGGCCGTAAATTTCCTTCCGGCAGCCTGCATATTCTGGGCAAGTAATCCCCAGCGTCTCAGATCGTAAAAACGACTGCTTTCCAGTGTAAATTCCATCACCCTTTCGTGCATGATCTGATCAAAAACAACCTGTTTGTTACCAGCTACAGCATCTGGCAGATTGGCTCTTTTGCGCACTTCTGTAATGTATTTCACAGCATCACTGCTGCCCTGCTCGTTCAGCACTTCGGCATACATCAGCAATACATCGGCATAACGCATCAGCGGAACGTTGATGGCATTCGACAAGCCAATCCGGTCTGGCGTTGCAGGAATCCATTTCCTGAAGGCAATGGTCTGCGCGGTAGCCCCAAAAACCTGGTTATACGTTTTGCCATACACCCGCGGTGTGCCGGCATCATTGAAATAACTGTCCCTGAAATAAACGGTCTGATAAACGCGGGCATCGTAACCGCCATTTGCAATTTTTCCTTCTTTCAGCATTTCTGTTAGCAAGCGAGGTGTTCCATAGATCTCTCCGTAACCGTTCAGCTCTGAGGCCGCTACCCAATCGCTCAGGTAAGAGCGGTAGTTGGCACCGCTGGTTGCGTCGGCTGTTTGCTGCAGCTCAAATATCGACTCCGGACTGTTCCTGGTTACACCGTTGAACATATTGCCAAAATCGGGATCCAATGTATAGGCCTTGGAATCGATTACTGCCTGCAGCCATTTTTTTGCTTCGGTATAATAGCCTGTTGCACCGGCTTTGTCATCTCCGGCGCGGTACAGGTATACTTTGCCCAGGTAAGCCTGTGCAGCGCCTTTGGTGATCCGGCCCTGCTCGGTTGCAGGACGGTCTTTCCGCAATGGAAGATCCGGTTCAGCCTCTTTCAGGTCTTTCAGAATGAACTCATACACTTCCTGTCTGGAGGAGAAACCTTTGGCCAGGTCTGCTTCTGAAGTAGGCACCTTATCCCTGATGATGACCTGGTTAAAATTATTGAGCACTTTAAAATGATAGTAAGCCCTCAGGAACTTGGCTTCGGCAATGATCTGCTTTCTGCTGGCATCGTCAATTGCTGTTGCCGGCATTTTCCCTACATTCTCAATGACCTGGTTGGCAAAATTCATACCCTTGTAATTTTCTCTCCACAGCAGATCTATGGCATAATTACCCGAGGTAAAGTCGAAGTTATAATGCTCTGTCCACCATGGGTAATTATAGGCATCGGCTCCCGGAACCACGTAATCCTCGCGGTAAAATTCACGTACTGAACGCGCTTCCACATAGTTGTCCCAGCCTACAAAGCCTTCCAGCTGTGAATAAGCGGCCGATAAACCGGAAAGGGCACGGTCTTTATTGGTCCAGAAATTATCTACGGTCAGCTGGTCAGGAACCTTTTGATCCAGCTCACTTTTCTTGCAGCCTGCTGTTACCATTAAGGCCATGCAGAGGCTTATATATAGTTTATTCGCTTTCATTTTTAGAGAAATTAAATGCATTAAAAGGTTAATTGAACACCAGCCATGATCCTTTTGTTCTGAGGATACAACATGCGGTCTACCCCCGTGTTCAGCGCGCTGAACGTACCCACTTCGGGGTCAAGCCCTGAGTATTTGGTAAATGTAAGCAGGTTCTGTCCGCTAAGGTAAACCCTTAAACGGGAAACTTTGATGTCTTTAAGCAGGGTTTGCGGGAAGGTGTAGCCCAGCTGAACCACTTTTAACCTCAGGTAAGAACCGCTTTCCAGGAACCTGGTCGACTCGCGTGCATTTCTGTTCGGATCGCCCAATACGGCCCTTGGCATATCGGTATTGGTATGCTGCGGGGTCCAGGCATCCAGGGTAGTGGCCAGGAAATTTCTTCCGGCTTCCATACCCTCCAGCTCAAAGCGGTTCCCGTTATAGATTTTGTTGCCGCCTACACCCTGCCAGAACAGCGAAAGGTCGAAGTTTTTAAAGTTTGCGGCCAGGTTTAGCCCGTACTCAAATTTGGCAAAGCCTGATCCCTGGTAGGTCTTGTCTTTTTCATCGATCAGTCCATCGCCATTGGTATCCCTGAAACGGATATCGCCTGCTTTTGCATTGGGTTGAAGGGCATCGCCATCTGCATTTTTGTAGCCTGCGGCTTCAGCATCCGTCTGAAAGATCCCATCGGCCTCGTAAAGGTAAAATGCACCTATCTCCTTACCTACCATGGTTTGTGTAGGAATATGGTCTGTACCAAACCTTAAACCTGTACCATATAAAACCTGATCGGTATTGGCCAGCGACAGCACCTTATTTTTTAGCAGACTGAAAGATCCGCCAAGGTCAAAATTCCAATCGCCCGCAGCAAGCTTATAACTGGCTTCCAGCTCAGCACCCTTGTTGGATATTTTACCCACATTCAGGATAGGGTCGTTCACCCCGGCAGAAGGAGGTACCTCTTTTGTGATCAGCAATCCATCAGTAACGTTGTCGTAAAAATTCAGGGAACCGTTCAGCTTGCCAAACAAGCCGAAGTCTAGCCCCAGGTTTTTGGATTTGATGGTTTCCCAGCGTAAATCCCTGTTCAGCAAAGAATAGCTGGCAGAACCAGGCCATGGTGTGGCTCCAGAGCCTTGCACATAGCCACCCGACTGGTTGTTTACTGTAGTGATCAGGGCCTGGTGGTCGTAATAGCCCAAAGCACCTTCATTTCCCAGCTCGCCGTAACTGGCCCTTAACTTCAGACTGTTTAGCCAGCTTACCTGGCTAAGGAAATTTTCTTTATTGATGTTCCAGCCTAAGGATACCGAAGGGAATACCCCGTACCTCCTGTCTTCGCCAAACACGGACGAACCATCACGGCGTACAGAAACCTGTAACAAATATTTCTCGTCATAAGCATAATTTAAACGGGCAAGGGTCGACAGGCGCACATATTTGTTATTGGATCCCGCAGCATTAAATGTTCCACCCAATCCGGCACTGATAGTATTGAAATCTGGGTTATTGAAACCTGCAGGCACCTCTGTTTCTACAATTTTACCATTTACAACGGTACGTACAATGGTTTTGCCATCTACTGTCGCACTCAGGAAGCGGTTTGTTTTTTCCTGGGCGGTATAACCCGCCAATAATTTAAAGCTGTGCTTGTCTATATCCAGTTCGTAATTCAGCAAATGCTCCATCACGCGCTCTTTATAGGTAGAGGCCCGGTTGTATACTCTTGGATAGGAAATTGCCGGGTCGTTTGCATTTACCCTGTAAGGTGGATTGTGGGAATAATCATCTGTCTGGGCATTGATATAACTCAGGTTAGCGGTATAGCTCAATCCTTTATACAGTTTAAGATTGATGTTGAGGCTTCCTGCAAGGTATTTGGTCTTGCTGTCTGCATCCAGAAAATGATCTGCGCCTACGGGGTTCTGGAACCTTGGCAGGCCGTCGGCAGTTAAGGCATAGCCATATGGCTCGTTGCTGTCGAAAACAGGCAGCAGCGGCGACTGAAAGTAGCCGTCTTTTACATTGAACTTTGCGGCTTCAGACTGGGTTTCCGTATAAACGATATTGCTCCCTACTT from Pedobacter africanus includes:
- a CDS encoding SusC/RagA family TonB-linked outer membrane protein produces the protein MIRNLRWPIHFLFGLLLLFSTGSSFAQSILIKGQVFNEIDQPQAGISIKIKGSTTGTASDASGNFAIQAKAQDILVFSAVGFKTQELPASPGKEMRVKMLMDLQGLEEVVVVGYGTQKKSNLTSAVSSVNGEKLAQVAANNPVNALQGRVAGLSVSSPGGNPGQSSDVRLRGIGTFGSHQPLYVIDGVPGDPYYLSSNDVASMEVLKDGAAASIYGSNSANGVILITTKKGKKGAPVIDFSGSYSSVSPTEKYDFLDAEGYKKVHTQMYTNAGVQPPAFPAYLTKNTGVNTNWQDLMNRKGVSQNYSVGLSGGSDYLTYALTGDLTDDKGTFIGSDFNKKSFRSRNEFNKGILKVGSNIVYTETQSEAAKFNVKDGYFQSPLLPVFDSNEPYGYALTADGLPRFQNPVGADHFLDADSKTKYLAGSLNINLKLYKGLSYTANLSYINAQTDDYSHNPPYRVNANDPAISYPRVYNRASTYKERVMEHLLNYELDIDKHSFKLLAGYTAQEKTNRFLSATVDGKTIVRTVVNGKIVETEVPAGFNNPDFNTISAGLGGTFNAAGSNNKYVRLSTLARLNYAYDEKYLLQVSVRRDGSSVFGEDRRYGVFPSVSLGWNINKENFLSQVSWLNSLKLRASYGELGNEGALGYYDHQALITTVNNQSGGYVQGSGATPWPGSASYSLLNRDLRWETIKSKNLGLDFGLFGKLNGSLNFYDNVTDGLLITKEVPPSAGVNDPILNVGKISNKGAELEASYKLAAGDWNFDLGGSFSLLKNKVLSLANTDQVLYGTGLRFGTDHIPTQTMVGKEIGAFYLYEADGIFQTDAEAAGYKNADGDALQPNAKAGDIRFRDTNGDGLIDEKDKTYQGSGFAKFEYGLNLAANFKNFDLSLFWQGVGGNKIYNGNRFELEGMEAGRNFLATTLDAWTPQHTNTDMPRAVLGDPNRNARESTRFLESGSYLRLKVVQLGYTFPQTLLKDIKVSRLRVYLSGQNLLTFTKYSGLDPEVGTFSALNTGVDRMLYPQNKRIMAGVQLTF
- a CDS encoding RagB/SusD family nutrient uptake outer membrane protein; translation: MKANKLYISLCMALMVTAGCKKSELDQKVPDQLTVDNFWTNKDRALSGLSAAYSQLEGFVGWDNYVEARSVREFYREDYVVPGADAYNYPWWTEHYNFDFTSGNYAIDLLWRENYKGMNFANQVIENVGKMPATAIDDASRKQIIAEAKFLRAYYHFKVLNNFNQVIIRDKVPTSEADLAKGFSSRQEVYEFILKDLKEAEPDLPLRKDRPATEQGRITKGAAQAYLGKVYLYRAGDDKAGATGYYTEAKKWLQAVIDSKAYTLDPDFGNMFNGVTRNSPESIFELQQTADATSGANYRSYLSDWVAASELNGYGEIYGTPRLLTEMLKEGKIANGGYDARVYQTVYFRDSYFNDAGTPRVYGKTYNQVFGATAQTIAFRKWIPATPDRIGLSNAINVPLMRYADVLLMYAEVLNEQGSSDAVKYITEVRKRANLPDAVAGNKQVVFDQIMHERVMEFTLESSRFYDLRRWGLLAQNMQAAGRKFTADKAFYPIPLKEVVNNPQAQ
- a CDS encoding glycoside hydrolase family 2 TIM barrel-domain containing protein, with product MNFYRILQPALCALLIFPALLFAQQNDWENPEKPSLNTVPAHAHFIPDEAATLSLDGMWRFRIVQNPSLRSADFFKNTEQTRSWKQIKVPANWQTEGFDKYIFTDVEYPIPPKPPLVPADYNPVGEYQRDFTLDPAWKGKQVFIHLGAVNSFFYLWVNGQYIGFSKDSKTPTEFDLSKVLKPGKNTVSLQVFRFSDATYLEGQDMWKLSGIERSVYLIARPAFHLFDFKVKSRLDASFRNGSLELKAMFNKLPLKAEQGSLSLQLSDKNGKVLYHTQQQIKNSKEFSFSTQIPNIEAWSAEQPSLYQLRLSHLDAKGNVVESVAHPIGFRTVEIKNGLFLVNGKAISIKGVNRHEHDMHTAKVVTEAGMLRDIRLMKALNINAVRTSHYPNTERWYELCDQYGLYVIDEANIECDGMSFTPQLTLSDNPLWKNAYLDRVQRMWQRDKNFTCIVTWSTGNESGFGENLKAAYRWLKANDDSRPVQYEAAKDEQYSDIYCPMYKSITVMENYVKTWRNRPLIQCEYAHMMGNSGGNLKDDWDLIYKHPQLQGGFIWDFSDQTFAIKDKRGNKIWGYGRDMGTVGLTSDTSFCADGLLSADRSFHPQAYELQKVYQNVAFELKDAAQYRFKLINRFDFTDLSKYQLYWQIKGEGKVVANGKQEPFSLAPQQEKEIGLSIPAFEQRPGVEYFIELQFRTRVADALLPAGFVIAREQFALPVQVLAVRAIPEKVPALKVVSSAEKLSFSGKDFTLAFDRKTGLLASYQLMGNELMQQALEPDFWRPATDNDIGNSLQIRSRVWQNVFQQAELKSFSHSKDKAGNYTVKTVHQLPGVAASCILSYLIKGNGDVMVDYQLKTGAGKYPEPQRIGMRMVLKGSYEQASWLGRGPFDNYSDRSYAAHVDLYQMNAADLFYPYPRAQESGYRTGVRWVALQDREGYGLMAFGKEELSTGILHFDRKQLDFDKDAPENVHGGSMQPEDKVWWNIDMQQMGVGGDNSWGAQTHPQYRLPYQDYHYSFTLRPLFKQQILTERAKD
- a CDS encoding MGH1-like glycoside hydrolase domain-containing protein — protein: MRYFLILICSISLGNTFAQVSRQDFPDVLKLAYQVQQAKKIETNVFSDMGAWHAYTLPAGRQDNGTFIGPMVMDLEGYWLANSVARLAVKADGKQIDLEKAQSSSHYYPGLLQQELKVAGLQISLKLLFISNREAMIETRITNLSGTKKELEIHWGGNLLKAEVAWQRDGNTLSADLGKGHRFQLRYPKQEPLLFRLEKNRYNAMRGKLLLQAGKSYSSSRIERYDLEEQQASGATKQRPFDAELKTNTARWNGYLNAYFNASGANIKDEVQRRIAVKSILTLMTNWRSKAKDLLHDGVFPSLNYQGFYGFWSWDSWKQAVGISYFNPELAISNILSMFDYQDGHGMVADCVYTDKKENNLRDTKPPLAAWAVWLVHTRAADPDFLKNIYPKLVSYHKWWYKNRDHDQNGLCEYGATDGTRIAAAWESGMDNAVRFDQALLLKNNDKAWSLNQESVDLNAYLYAEKEYLAKIADALGRAAEARAWRAQQGGLKKQINTFFYHAEKGFYYDRLMDKSWIAAEGPEGWIPLWAGLADQQQAAAVRDIMLKKEKFNTYLPLPTLTADHPRFDPMKGYWRGPVWLDQVYFGLNGLQRYGYQKAAAELLRQTLNHAEGLALQGPIHENYHPLSGKGLNAMNFSWSAAHLLMLLKEQAL